CGGTGACCCACCGCTCCGTGGACAGGGCCACGACCAGGAGCGCCACCGAGCCGACGCACAGCACCGAAGCCACCGAGAACGTTATCCGTTTCCACAGCGAAGGCATCTTACGAGCCCATGGTGCCCCGAGGAAGGTAACACGACGCCGGGCAGCGACCGCGAGGCACGCTCGGCGATCACCATGAGTTTATTCtatggtttgaaaaaaaaagaaagaatcatAATCGGTTAGATAGCTATTTCTCTCGGGAAAATGTCGCATGTGGGCTACTTGTTAgtcacagaggaggagaaaccGAATCTATGGCTGTCAAAGAGATCTGTTACCGGGAGAAACTCTATCCggctccctccctctctcacactctcctCTTTATTCAGGGGATGAATCAACATTTGCAGCTTGGCCTTTGGAGATGGAAATGTTTCACGATTGGATTCCATAAAATCATAAACATGGTGACAGAGTGACGGTTATGATTCATTGTCACTCAGAACCCTAAAGGTCAGATCAGAGCATTAAACACGTGGGGggagtttattattatttatgtggcCTTTACCGTCTGAATccctcatctttttttcttgcttattCATTAAAGTCTATGTGCAAGTGCATATTTGTGTAGCCCTGGAAGGATTACGTGCGagatttttttgcaatttgttttgtgttaccTCGCAAAACTTTTCTCAATAATCTTATTACAAAcaggaaaaagtaaaacaagtgtTAAAGTTTTAAAAGGTCTATTGtctaaaaaacatgaaaattatACTGTACAACTACAACTGTAGACCttaattttgatttgtttagTTCATTATTCTTTCTTATTAGGTGTAATGTCTGCCtagtattattttttactgttattgttgtatattttgtcatttgataGATTATTTTGGCTGAAAATTTATTGTGTTAGTTTTGAATCTTCTTCTGATATGTAATTCCCCTGCCTTTAATtcaagagtaaaaaaaataaaatcagttattatacattattaatcaATCCACTGAACTAAGGTGTGAAATGTGATCAAGGTTTTCTTTGGCGACATCTGTCGGTGATTTTGTAAAACTACATGTCGTAATGACGTCAGAGTACGTGACTCAGATGTCAGTCTCCCAGGCAGCAGATGAGACCGTTTGGCGAAGATGGCGGACTCGCTGTCATCAGGTCTGGGAGAagagcaggagaaggaggaggacagggagaGGGACAAGAAGGCAGCCAAAACAGAGAAGATCAACGAGAAGGACGGAGTCACGGAGACGTTAGCGTTCAACGATAAAAATGGCGGCAGTAAGGGCAACAAACGCAACCTGTCAGGTGAGAGCTTGCCTCGGTTAATACAGCCCACAGTTTGACAGGACTAAcggagctagctagctagctgctgaagtgattatttttctatttaactGGCAAACTAGTATTTGGTTAGATAATATCAATGCACTGTATGTGGGATTTTTGTTGCTTGGCCACGCAGTTACATTTCTTATCAGTTACTAATTCTGTGCAGCTTTGTGCGCTGCTCTGAGTTACACTTCATCTCAGGGTGAAGCTAACATAGATGCTGAATTAAAGTAACGATAGGTGGTTAATTTATGTCATGTGCATCCAAATTATGCTCCGACTGTAACCAAGACAATATGTCATGTCAATTTGTCATGAAGGAGTCTAAATATAGGCCAGTGTATCAAGGCTTTTGTATCAAGACGTGCCGTTTCTTTGCACATGCGCATTCAGAATGGCTGCTGAGCGTGTGTGCATACTGTATCCAACCAAAAGTGTGGACACCCCGGTGTACTTTTGGACTGGAGCTGTTTTTCACGGTTTTGACTAGTCTTCTAGTTCCAATGAAAGCACTCCAATGATTGAATATTGCACACACCAAAAAGGCCTTTCCCAGCAAGCATGTTGACTTGTTAAAGTAGGTAAaccacaggtgttactaataaaataataatggctCTGCTCTGTTCAAGCGTCTCAGTAAGCCATATCAGTCTGATAGtgaaccagcatgcacaataccaggattCTGAAACAAAAGTACCAAAAATTGAGTTCAGCcatcatttatttcaacatttacaCATGCTTTTGCTACTGTGCCTATTGATGTAACAGGGACTGAGATATGCAAAATGTTGGATTTCTACACCTTCCATAATGCAGCTTTATAGACTCTTCTTGCCTGGTATACACCCCCCTCTTTCAAGCTCCCTTGCCCTCATAATGCATGCttaaacattttgaattcaAGCCCAACCTCCTTTGGagccacaaaagaaaacactgttcaacTGTTTTCGCAGCCTGAGTTGTACTCCCTGACTAATAAATTGACTAATACACAAAATAAGTGCATTGCGCCTTTAGGTGAAATCTTAATGCTGCAGgattaaatgtatttcagaCAACAGTATGCTTTCAACTGTTTGACGAAGGCCATATGCTGTTTTAATACAATGCCGCTGTGCATAAAGCGAAGCCTACAAAGAAATGGTTTCCATTGGTGGTTTCAACCCCAATTGTGAACTAGGATTTATCACCCAACATCAGTACTCAGCCTCACTAAGCCTGAGAGAAAATCCCTGAAGCCAGGATTGGCGGTTATAGCGGCAGGTTTACGGTTTTGGAATGAGATGTTCATCTGAGGTGTGAAACATCATTGACAGGGAATTTCCCTTAAAAGGCTGTAAGCGTCTATGTGTTTaatgctttgtcttttttccatttctggcTCTAGACCTGTCTCTGGTCAGATTTATAACTACTGAGCTGACCAGAGGCTACTTCCTGGAACACAATGAGGCCAAATACACAGAGCGCAGAGAGAGGGTCTACACCTGCCTCCGCATCCCCAAGGAGCTCGAgaaggtaaacacacaaacaattccCTGTGGGGAAAAACATGTAAggtcacaaataaataaaagtattcctcctctccatttctgtctctcattctctctctttagtTGATGACATTTGGCTTCTTCCTCTGTTTGGATGCCTTTCTCTATGTCTTCACTCTGCTGCCCCTCAGGGTGATTCTGGCCCTTTTGCGACTCATCACATTGCCATGCTGTGGCCTCAGGTAAAGTACACACTTAGATAATAGCgattcaaatgtaaaaacatttccttaATCAATCATTGGCCACATTATTAttcgactaaaattaaaagctTTTGAGCAATACAATATTTCAATAAGCCTGAAAAGTTCTCATCAGTTTGAATCAACTGATGatacagttttaacaaaaacataattttcaagttcaagacctttatttgtccctgAGGGGCGATTacttttgctgcagtagcaaagaaGTTAACATACActaaatgacaacaaagacaatttACCAAAGACATGGGTAAATGACtaccacaacattaaaagtttaagttcAAGTGTGCCTTATGTGCAGACCTTACCTATTCTTTATTAGGTTAAGCAGCGAGATAGCAGAGGGTATGAGGGAGAATTTATCTATTTGTTATGGCTGGTGGCTAACTGAAGCGGGAACCAGAGGGCAGCATCATAAACTCTGCATGCGAGGGGAAAGAACTATCagacatgatggattctgcctttttaagcaCATGTCTATTGGACAGTTCAGTTGGTTTCATCTGCTGAACCCCAATGATTTTGCTGCTAACTTTATATACCATTGCTAATGTGATTTTTCGTTTTAAACTAAGAGAAGCATAACTGCAAATCCATGAAAAAGTAAAGACGGACTCAATAAAAGATTTGTGAAACAATGTCATCAGGGATCTGTCCACTTGAAACGTAGCTAGCTTTCTCAGACAGAAGATACTTTGCTTTTGCCTTAGTATTAGAttccataaataataaatatatctTGTAAATATAATATGTTGATATTAATACCTCCACTATGCCGTTTAAGTGATAAAGTGATACACTAGGGTTGAAGCTAACAATAATTTTGCTTATGAGTTATTGTACCTACTACATGTCTAATAGTCACACTTTAAATTGATACCTGTTggataaaacaagcaatttgaagaggCAATTTTGTGCTCAGGGAAATTgagaatttgtatttgtatcttttcacatttcattcaCCGAATTATTtatcagttattattattattatttaattaaataagaaCATATTTGTTAGTCACAGCCTGGGAACAAACTGACTAATCTGTTCTGGCAAATAGCTTCACATGACAATGTCCACATTAGTGTGATAACAGAAACAATCAGTGTTCTTAACCTCTAGAGGGCATTAGAgccttttctgactttttcagGCTAAACGGataaccctttttttctttctcgtCTTGTGACTTTCTTCTGTGAACATTTCTTCCATGTgtaatttgtgtctgtttgtgtttttagtggCTCCCGCCTGCTCCAGCCAGCCCAGGTGTGTGATGTGCTCAAAGGCTTCATTATGGTGCTGTGTTACTCTATGATGAGCTATGTGGATTACTCCATGATGTACCACCTCATCAGAGGACAGTCTGTCATCAAACTGTACATCATATACAACATGTTAGAGGTACACCCGGACTATACTGCACAAACAACTGTTGATAACTCTGATTGTAGTGAGCCACCATCTCATTCGCTCTCATTGCCTCCTTGCGTCCTTCCCCTGTTGTGTTGCCAGGTGGCGGACCGCCTGTTCTCATCATTTGGCCAGGACATCCTGGATGCTCTGTACTGGACAGCCACAGAACccaaggagaagaagagagcgCACATAGGCGTGATTCCTCACTTCCTCATGGCTGTGCTCTATGTTTGTATCCTCACTGAGAAGGACCTGTAATTGTTGACAGTCTGTGAAAATGATATCTACACATGCGTTTTTCTAACAGATAGCTGCCCTTGTTAACTAATCTTTTACCGTTAACTGACAAGTAGGCTACTGAGTCCTACTTCACCTGTCCAGGAGGCTCGGACATAGGTTCTGCAGCAAAAATAGCTCTAATCTGTATATGATGGGAAGCTGTAACTGTTTGAGTAATTCTTCTAGCAAAAGGCCAATCGTTGCTAGAGTTTTTACTGGTTTTATGTAATCTGTGATGTTAAACTATCTTTTAGTTTTAGACAAATTTTTGGACCACAGAAGTTATTTGAAGATGTCACATTTGGCTTTGAGAGgcattttctattatttttgggcattttattgacaaaacaattaGTTAATTAACGGAAAATAATACGGCAATTTATCAATAGGGAAAAATCATTAGTTGTAACCTCACATAGCTTTACTTCAACTTTAGGAGAATGTGCATATTAGTGGGCTTACATTAGAATGAACACAGAGCATGATACTCTTTACTGTAGTCCTCAGTGTATTCTTTTCCTCAGCATGTTTGTATCTAGTTCTCCATGCCATCCTCATCATGGTTCAGGCCACCACTCTCAACGTAGCCTTCAACTCCCACAACAAGTCCTTGCTCACCATCATGATGTCAAACAACGTGAGTATGATGCACACAGACACTTGTAACTCAACTAAATTGCTTGGAGAATAAATTCAGCCATAAtaactactttttttgttttgttgcagtttgtggAGATCAAAGGAAGTGTGTTCAAGAAGTTTGAAAAGAACAACCTTTTCCAGATGTCAAACAGTGGTAAGGGGTCAAAGATACCTAAAAGAATCTAAATAAGTGGACTGTGGATATTTTGTTACCCAGCCTTTTGAACTTTGTGATTTGGTACAAGGTAAATTTATGGAATTGAGCTCAGCTGCAGTGAGTACAAAGTAGGTTAATCCTggattgatttgtttgtttcccGCAGACATAAAAGAGAGGTTCACCAACTACATCCTCCTGCTCATCGTCTGTCTGAGAAA
The sequence above is drawn from the Etheostoma cragini isolate CJK2018 chromosome 2, CSU_Ecrag_1.0, whole genome shotgun sequence genome and encodes:
- the tapt1b gene encoding transmembrane anterior posterior transformation protein 1 homolog, which encodes MADSLSSGLGEEQEKEEDRERDKKAAKTEKINEKDGVTETLAFNDKNGGSKGNKRNLSDLSLVRFITTELTRGYFLEHNEAKYTERRERVYTCLRIPKELEKLMTFGFFLCLDAFLYVFTLLPLRVILALLRLITLPCCGLSGSRLLQPAQVCDVLKGFIMVLCYSMMSYVDYSMMYHLIRGQSVIKLYIIYNMLEVADRLFSSFGQDILDALYWTATEPKEKKRAHIGVIPHFLMAVLYVFLHAILIMVQATTLNVAFNSHNKSLLTIMMSNNFVEIKGSVFKKFEKNNLFQMSNSDIKERFTNYILLLIVCLRNMEQFSWNPDHLWVLFPDVVMVIASEVAVDVVKHAFITKFNDISADVYGEYRASLAFDLVSSRQKNAYTDYSDSVSRRMGFIPLPLALLLIRVVMSSVKIQGSLSFICVLLFYLGMITLKVLNSIVLLGTSCVFVKQANMEEKLSDPPPSVVSSRANSRAHRTKYVHTSPQQEPSTDKGGISLAADNPPPPNLAETSDPKLPKSDSDTFLTTPDEEDDDKIINANTGLEGDRLEHRTPKKDLLEIDRFTICGNRID